Proteins from one Oscillatoria nigro-viridis PCC 7112 genomic window:
- a CDS encoding D-alanine--D-alanine ligase family protein codes for MIPTSISLNRWHYDFSLLPQYFEVLFAKLRIAVVFGGDCNRPGSVIYKTHNPRSWKSYEAVAREIARALAEIGFQQVFVMPDDMNLPEQLKQKNIHLVWLNTGGVQGYNPVCHTPAQLEMLGMPYVGHNPLNSSTLDNKHAFKRELQSVGIQTAPFMTWHPSQGILQPNLHQRFAIAFGDYQGPFVVKPVSGRASLHVHFVDKLEGLSEAVSEVHRATHNTALIEKYLPGREFCVAVCGYVKYAKGGFSKNIKPLAFSTVERVLEPDERIFTSMDKKAITADRGRLMGGEEPELKQELIELARKIYWEFSLNSLVRIDVRSDADGSLYVLEANPKPDLKHPGENVTSLVALGLAEYGMSYNDLIFSLLADRLDYLLTQHIEIIPHIVDLLH; via the coding sequence ATGATTCCCACATCAATTAGCCTGAATCGCTGGCATTATGACTTTAGTTTGCTGCCTCAATATTTTGAGGTGCTGTTTGCTAAATTGCGGATTGCTGTGGTGTTCGGCGGCGACTGCAATCGCCCCGGCTCAGTGATTTACAAAACTCACAATCCCCGCTCTTGGAAGAGTTACGAAGCAGTCGCCCGCGAGATTGCTAGAGCCTTAGCAGAAATTGGCTTTCAGCAAGTTTTTGTCATGCCTGACGACATGAATTTGCCGGAACAACTCAAACAAAAAAATATCCATTTAGTGTGGCTGAATACTGGCGGAGTCCAGGGCTACAATCCTGTTTGTCACACTCCCGCACAGTTGGAAATGTTGGGAATGCCTTATGTCGGTCACAATCCTTTAAATAGTTCAACTTTAGATAACAAACACGCTTTTAAACGGGAACTGCAATCAGTCGGCATTCAAACCGCTCCGTTTATGACTTGGCATCCTTCTCAAGGGATTTTGCAGCCTAATTTGCATCAGCGTTTTGCCATTGCTTTTGGTGACTATCAAGGGCCGTTTGTTGTTAAACCAGTATCCGGTCGCGCTTCGCTGCACGTTCATTTTGTAGACAAACTTGAGGGTTTGTCTGAGGCGGTTTCGGAAGTTCACCGAGCCACTCACAATACTGCTTTAATTGAAAAGTATTTGCCGGGTCGAGAATTTTGTGTGGCCGTTTGTGGCTATGTTAAATATGCTAAAGGCGGTTTCTCTAAAAATATAAAACCTTTGGCTTTTTCCACTGTCGAGCGGGTGCTGGAGCCTGACGAACGCATATTTACCTCTATGGATAAAAAAGCGATTACGGCCGATCGAGGACGGTTGATGGGCGGTGAGGAACCGGAACTAAAACAAGAGTTAATTGAGTTAGCTCGAAAAATTTATTGGGAGTTTAGTTTGAACAGTTTGGTGCGGATCGATGTCCGAAGTGATGCTGATGGCTCGCTTTATGTTTTGGAAGCAAATCCCAAACCGGATCTGAAACATCCAGGGGAAAATGTGACGAGTTTGGTAGCTTTAGGTTTGGCGGAATACGGGATGAGTTATAACGATTTAATTTTTAGTTTATTGGCGGATAGGTTGGATTATTTGTTGACTCAGCATATCGAAATTATTCCTCATATTGTGGATTTGCTGCATTAA